The proteins below come from a single Halobacteriovorax sp. DA5 genomic window:
- a CDS encoding histidine biosynthesis protein HisIE yields MAVKKTTKKTTKKKVAKKATKKVAKKAAKKTAKKATKKVAKKATKKKVAKKATKKVAKKATKKVAKKATKKVAKKATKKVAKKAAKKTAKKATKKVAKKATKKVAKKATAKKATKKVAKKATKKVAKKATAKKATKKVAAKKATKKVAKKK; encoded by the coding sequence ATGGCAGTTAAGAAAACTACTAAAAAGACAACTAAGAAAAAAGTAGCTAAAAAAGCTACAAAAAAAGTAGCTAAGAAAGCAGCAAAGAAAACTGCAAAGAAAGCTACAAAAAAAGTAGCTAAAAAAGCTACTAAGAAAAAAGTTGCTAAGAAAGCTACAAAGAAAGTAGCAAAGAAAGCAACTAAGAAAGTTGCAAAGAAAGCTACTAAAAAAGTAGCAAAGAAAGCAACTAAGAAAGTAGCAAAGAAAGCAGCAAAGAAAACTGCTAAGAAAGCTACAAAAAAAGTAGCTAAAAAAGCTACAAAAAAAGTAGCTAAGAAAGCAACTGCTAAGAAAGCTACGAAAAAAGTTGCAAAGAAAGCTACAAAAAAAGTAGCTAAGAAAGCAACTGCAAAAAAAGCGACTAAAAAAGTAGCTGCTAAGAAAGCTACAAAAAAAGTTGCTAAAAAGAAGTAA